The nucleotide window GCATCTTGCCGATGCCGATATGCGCGAGCGCCACGAACAGGCCCTTGAACGCTGTGCCGTGAAAGAGCAGGTTGGTGACGAAGTCGGCTTTGGCCACGTCGCCCACGCCCGAGACGATCGTGCGGTCGGCGAACATGATCGAGAGCGCGAGGGTCAGGCCACGCAGGATGAACAGAAACGCGAGCGTGACGATGAACGAAGGCAGCCGCGTGCGCATCACGAGGTAGCCATTCAGTGCGCCGAGCGCGGTACAGCCCACGAACGCGAACAGAATGGAAAGCGCGATGGGCCAGTGGAAGTACATCGTGGGGATCGCCACCATCATGCCGGCGAAGCCGATCATCGAGCCGATGGAGAGGTCGAACTCGCCGGCGATCATGAGCAGGCACGCGCCGACGCTCAGGATACCCAGGTAAGCGGCGACCTGGGACCAGTTCATCACGCCGTCGAGATCGAACATGCCCGAGCCGCCCGCGCCGATCGCAAAGACGGCGAAGACCAGAACGGTGCCGGAAATCGCGGCGAATTCGGGGCGGCCGAGCAGATGGCCGAACCACGATTCGCGGCGTACGCGTTCGTCGCTGGCGCCCGGTTGCGGGGTGGGCGCGTCTTGCGCGCCGCTCTCCGGAGCGTGCGAGGGGAAGTGTTTGCCGGCTACACCCATGATGTCTCCTGTATCGACCAGGGTTGGCGTTTAGCGCCTTACTCTGGTCCTATGCACGGCGATTGGCCGTGTGAGGCGCATTAGCGCCTGCGTTGGCTCAAATTCCCGAGCGCATTCCCCACAAGCAACTGCCTTGCAGTAGAAGCAACACGGTGAATGGCGCGCGGCGAGGCTGGCGAGAGGCGATGGGCATCGGAAGATGCTAGCCGCCGCCGCGCGTGGCTGACGGAAAAAGCTTAGCGGTACTGACCTGCGTACTTCACGACCTTGTCGAGATTCTCCTTGGTGATGAAACCCGGACCCGAGCGGATATTCTTCGGACCATACGAGGGCTGCAGGCCATAGGTTTCAAGGCGCTGCTTGAACTTCGGATTCGCTTCGAGAATCTGGCGGATCTTCTGCGGGTCCGTGGTGTGCTCCTTCTTCACGATTGCGAGCACGGCCACAGGGATATAGCCCTGCAGGTACGGTTGCTGGTCGATCGCGAACTGGATG belongs to Paraburkholderia flagellata and includes:
- a CDS encoding ABC transporter permease; the protein is MGVAGKHFPSHAPESGAQDAPTPQPGASDERVRRESWFGHLLGRPEFAAISGTVLVFAVFAIGAGGSGMFDLDGVMNWSQVAAYLGILSVGACLLMIAGEFDLSIGSMIGFAGMMVAIPTMYFHWPIALSILFAFVGCTALGALNGYLVMRTRLPSFIVTLAFLFILRGLTLALSIMFADRTIVSGVGDVAKADFVTNLLFHGTAFKGLFVALAHIGIGKMLDNGQPLVPGVPKVILWWFALVAIGAFVLAKTRYGNWVLAVGGDSNAAKNVGVPVKRVKISLFMLTAFCSCLFAVLQVCDIGSAAADRGLQKEFEAIIAAVIGGTLLTGGYGSVIGAAFGALIFGVVQIGITYTNIDSDWFRVFLGVMLLIAVLFNHYVRRRVAQS